One genomic window of Cloacibacillus sp. includes the following:
- a CDS encoding LacI family DNA-binding transcriptional regulator gives MKVTMQDVANQAGVDKATVSRVLRGDHRISEKTKIKVMESVRALNYKLDRNARNLSTNTSGLIGVVMRDLNRSWLGAFLAGIDRAFANSEYEILLKSTEGNAMRARRELSTLDGRHVEGLIWCDAENFPPEPRMPAVCLGFTAPGAYSVTMENAEDAPTFETGVLVGRMMLKIVTGKPLPGRDIRVMRPLEQTAD, from the coding sequence ATGAAAGTTACCATGCAGGATGTCGCGAATCAGGCGGGTGTGGACAAGGCCACGGTGAGCCGCGTACTCCGCGGCGACCACCGGATATCGGAAAAGACAAAGATAAAGGTGATGGAGAGCGTACGCGCCCTCAACTATAAACTGGACCGCAACGCAAGAAACCTCTCAACAAACACCAGCGGACTTATCGGCGTGGTGATGCGCGACCTCAACAGGTCGTGGCTCGGGGCCTTTCTCGCGGGTATTGACCGCGCCTTTGCGAACTCGGAATATGAGATACTTCTAAAATCCACGGAGGGCAACGCGATGCGCGCCCGGCGTGAGCTAAGTACCCTTGATGGACGGCACGTGGAGGGCTTAATCTGGTGCGATGCGGAGAACTTTCCGCCCGAGCCGCGCATGCCGGCGGTCTGTCTCGGCTTTACGGCGCCCGGCGCTTATTCGGTGACGATGGAAAACGCGGAGGACGCGCCCACCTTTGAGACCGGCGTGCTCGTCGGCAGGATGATGCTCAAAATAGTCACCGGCAAGCCCCTTCCCGGCAGGGACATAAGGGTCATGCGGCCATTGGAACAGACGGCGGATTAA